ctataccaTCTTAACATCACCTCCAGTACCCTCAACTACATTTGTTATTTCCCTGTAATTTCAACATCAAATACTCGCCAGAAATTAACCAATCTGCATCAACTCATCAGCACACAACATCATCTAAGCTCTGTAACTGCAATCATACATATCCTAGCACAAATTCGAGTATAACCCATCtaattaacaacaacaacaactttaattcatcttcttctctcttcttgattttaaaccaaaccctaatttatttcTTCCATCTCCTAACAACAACAGGCTTTCTTCATTTAATCACGACTTTAATTGTAAATcgagaacaaacccatcttgtaatTTCTAATTCTTCACCACCTTCTCAATCGGTATCACCTGAACACATCAAACCATCCCTTTTCACCCATTATATTCAGAAAGAAACGATTAGAACCCTGGATTTTGAGATAAACACCTATTTATTGGATATTAATTTCTTAGaccaaaagcaaaaaaaattacCAGATTCGTTCCATTTCAATTTATCTATCATTTTTCTCATCATCAATCTTTGCTAAATTCTCATCGTGTACGTGTTTGATCATTCTGCAGAAATTTAAAAGCTGTGTTTCCACCACTTGGTAAATAAATAAATCAGATTCGTTTCTCGCAAGATGTCGCGACCTAGTAAAACTTCAATTCTCTAATATGGAAATCGAATGAGGTGCTAATAAGAACCAAGGATTATTGATTTGTTCATCTCTCTGTTAATGAGAAATCACACTTTGGTGAAACTTTAATGTGAACGAAGAAGACGAGGTTATTTTGTACAATTTGTCtagaagattttttatttcttccaCATATGTACTGGTGCTGACTCAAGTAACGGGAAAATGGATGTAATACTTGACGAGAGAAGGAAACGCTAATTTgaatctatttggggaggaaacgctaattagcgatcttgggaggggaggaaacacaaaataaccatatatatatattcaatgtaacctcatttcaactcacaccttttccatatttttcataatttcgttTTGAATTATTGTATAAACACCTCTCAAAACTATTCTAATTTTCTGtagtataaattccgacttttttaATATGGTTGAGTTCATAGAAAACCAACATGCCGCCGAAAATCAAATATGTGTTAACCGACAGATCACGCATAAGGTGCTTCAAAGAAAGCCTGTGCAAAATTTACTGTTTCcgaagatgaatgcatttaaagaaattatgtttttttttacacGAGATTTTAATAATGGTGTACAACAACAAGGCAGGACAATATGAGAAAACAAATTTCACAAAGAAACAATGAACCTCAATAATCGTAAGTCGACTAGTTTGAGTGGTCGTTTCGTTCAGATCAATCACCAAGTATCCTTGTATGTTGTTGCGGTAATACAACCCAGTCAAAGATGAAATAGTGGTGAAAACGATGTCGATGTAGTAACAATTACACATATGTCCGAAATTTAAAATTTCTTTGTGATCTTTAAtgaatttattttcagaatcatatgaacAAAAATTTCGGGGGATCGGCTCCATAGAAACGAAAAAGATTTCGAATATGAAAATTATTACAATATCTAAAGGTATTTCCCAAATATAATCCACTCTTGTTAGATGTTTTTAATTAAATAGAATTTTAATTTTCTAATTCTCACTTTAGGTAATTAAATGTAAGTCTAAAAGTATcaattaataaaaaagataagttTAATTTTAAACTTTACTTGTTGTTTTAAGTCAATTTTAGAATTAATTAACAATATTGCGCCATTTTAGAAGATATAAACTTTgacaataaatattaaaataaagacTTCAGTAAAAATAGATATTTCAATAAAAATCTTAAGCTTTAGCCTtgttttcttcatccatcttgaAATGTAAGGAGATTCATTGTCTCTTTACCTTTTTATCTTATGTATGGTTTCATTTTTTAGAGCACTATTAAATGCCGAACAACACGATAATATAAATTGGTCTGAAAGTCACTACTCTAGTCTTGCTGTTTTTCacttgttttttgcagatgattgtctcaTCTTCACCAAGGCCAATCCTAAACAAACAAGACATTTAAAATATCATTGAGCAATTTAGTTTGTATTTTGGACAATCAGTTAACTTTGAAAAATATGGAATGGATTTCAGTCCAAAGGTACTTAATGCTGTTAAAAATGGGATATCTAACATATTGAAGATCAAGAGAATGGCCATGAATGATAAGTATCTTGGTGTTCATCTTTCAGTTCAGAAGAATAAGATGCAGACCTTTGGTAGATTTCTTGAGAAGTTCAATGCCAAACTTCATATTTGAATATTCAAGTTCCTAAGTCATCCAAAAAGAACTATTCTCACCCAGAGAGTATTAGGGACCATTGTTGATCACCATTTAGATGTGTTTCCAATGCCAAAAAAGCTTACATATGAAATGAACTCTATACAAAGGAGATTCTGGACAATCATTTATCTTTGAAAAATCTGCGTTTAGTCCAAAAGTACCTAATGTTGTTAAAAATGAGATACCTAACATATTGAAGATCAAGAAAATGACCCTGAATGATTAGTATCTTGATGTTCCTCTTTTAATTCAGAAGAATAAGATGCAGACCTTTGGTGGATTGCTTGAGAAATTCAGTGACAAACtttatatttggaaatccaagttCCTAAGTTATCTAGAAGGAACTATTCTTACTCAGACAATGTTAGGGACCATTGTAGATCACCATTTAACTGTGTTTCCAATGCCTAAAAATCTCACATATGAAATGGACATTTGTTCTGGTGGAATAAAAACAAAATTGATAGAGGAGACTATGTAAAGAAGTGGGATGATGTAGCCAAACTAAATGGCAAACAATTATGAGCATTAAAAGAATTTATGTTATTAAAAAATCCTTGTTAACTAAGCTGTCCTGGAGGATGGTTACAACTCTTGATGATTTATGGATCAAAATTCTCAGTTGACAAATATTTTCGTGATGCAAATCCTTTGCATGGGACAACAACTACTAATGGTTAATGGATTTGGAGAGGCATATCTGAAGGTTTGGAGTATGTAAATAAATTTAGTTGTTGGGTAGTGGATAACAGAGAAGATGTCAATATGTGGAAGGATATATAGGCATCTTTTACGGAAAGGTACTTATATGATAGGTTCATCTCATCCAACATGTGCATTGTggataggcctgtcaatggataccgatttttcgttagccgataccgataatccgttagccattactgctaccatccgacatagcggtaaacggatatccgataccgataagctaacggataatcccttcttaacgtaacggtagtggaaccgtgtatttccgtcaggtttagttccgttatccgctaacgtgcataactggttatgcacattttctttgcactgcataactagttatgcacattttctttgcatctgcagtgatttatgataagcataacctttgatgcatctgcataactagttatgcacattgttctgtactgcataatgtcttatgcatctgcataactggttatgcactttttttttgtgccacaaaacaagttatgcatctgcataactggttatgcacattttctttgtactgcataactagttatgcacatttttttggggcctgcgcctaagttcccctttTTATACGTTATGTATTGTTTGGTTTATCTCATCTCATTCAGTCATTCTTCTGTTCTTCACTTCGACACAACAGAGAAGTtctcagagagaaaaagagagaagttcaggactaaggagtaaggtaaatgcatttgcagatgcagttggcacttgggacttggcagaggagaatctggagatggaggaggaatgcatttgcagttgttgactcaaatggagatggagatgtcttttttttgcaaaaaaaaacatgaagattatgaacttgttttcttgtgtggAAATGGCATGAAcatatgtatgtttttttttggtgtggcatggatttagaacctATTTTGTTGGATTTTAAAGCTGTTATGTGTACTTGTTCTGTGTTTTTAGCCTGTTTTGTGGCTGTCCTGTGACTTACCGGATGGCAGCGgaaaaatatccgttatccgataagtccaacgtaacggtaacgtttttgaatttcttatttccgccggaaatgaacggtaacggatatccgctaaattttaacggaaacggcagcggcagagcctatttccgttacgttagcatccattgacaggcctaattgTGGATCAATTAATAGATAAAAGCCCGAAAGTGTATAACGTGATACTCTTAAGACTTTGTTTGACCCTCGTGAATGAAATTAGGAAACTTAGAATTCCTCGTAATGGTTATGATTTCTTTAGAAGGCTACCTGAAATAGTGGAATTTACAGTTAGGTCAGCGTATAGGGTCATTTTGAATGAATCTTAGAACAATAGTGGTGATATTTCTACAGGTATAGTCAATTTGAAAGTATTCTGGAAATGTAAGTATCTCATAGGATTTTACATTTCTTGTCGAAGTGTATAACTAAGTGTCTGCTCGCTGATGATAGGATATGTAGATTTTCTTTGAATAGGAATAAAAATTGTCATTTATATGAATCTGATGTTGAAACTATACGTCAACCACAAGCCGGGAAAGAATTAAGGTTTGTTAAGCGCCTCCTACGTTATCCGAGATTCTCTAAAAAGCCAAGGTTATGGGTTTCCAAGTGGACCCACTTAGAGAATTGGGATCTCAGCAGATGAAGGTTGGCCGACGAAAGATAATCAACTACTTCTGATCTGATTGCTTTAACCCTGGGAACCCACCAGATACTAAAATCCTCTTTGAATATGACACAACCAATGAGGTATGGAGATTGACTCACAGGTAATCTTGGATGTGTAATTGAAAATGCATACTTTGATGAATGGGTGACTAACTCCTTTGTAGTTCATATTCCTAGAAATTTACTGAGCACTATCCAAGAAATTCATAAAGCCGGAGTCATTCTCTGGCATATATGGATGGAAATATAGATGTAGTCTAGTATTTGAAAATGTTCAGCTAAAGGCGTGAAGTATTGCCAACAAAGTTGTCAGATACTTTGATGATTGGAAATCTACTTGTCCAGAAGTTTATGATAGAAATGTTAACCATGCTGTAGAACAACATATTTATTAGAAACCTCCGTTATTTAATGTTCTTAAGACCAATTTTAATGTTGTATTCAACAGAGAAACTAATAATGCAGGACTAGAACTATTATCAGAGATTTTGCAGGTCCGCAATATGGAACTAGATCCTGGTCAACAAAAGCAATGAATGCAGAGGAGGCTGAAGCTGCATCAATACTTACAATAGTACAATGGGCAAAAAATTTATGGGATCAAAAAATTACATTTGGAGAGGGATTACCAGTGTGTTGTAAAGGCGATTGATGATACAAGGAATTCAATCAGATGGACTATCAATAATTGGATCGGAGACATTATAGCTTTATTGGGTTCATACGTTAACCAACCGAGAATAATCCAGTTGGCCAGGAATCGAGCTCCCAAGTTATAGGAATTAGGGGTTCGAATTCGATTGCTGATGGtgtcaaaaaaaatataaaataaataaataaataaaattgaacCTAGATATGTAAATAATGCAGCACATAATCAACAATCtttgtgttaaaaaaaaaaacaaaccttgCAAAACATGCAATTACTACTAGTCGCAGGTCTAGTTGGTACAACATGACTTGAACAACGTGTCAGCTTAATCGTTTTTGAATGCAAAAATTCTTGACGAACCGAGTTAAGAAAAACCACAGGAAAACCGCTTCTAACAAAATTTTCAGTGGGCTCCACCATAAATGGCACCCTGCTATCCTCCGGCGGGGCCCATCGGAATCCACCTGAAAAAATCTGTgagagctttttagaattttgttttcgCGTGGTTTATTCCGTTGTCTGTTAAGAACCACTGTTTTGAATGAAGTATCTTTCTTATTGAAAGGAGAAAGAAAGGTAGACTGTTTCAATAGCCCCTACTCTTCTTAGTGACACCGAGAAATAGCAAAGAAAAATAAACACCAAACGGTTCAAGCTTCCTTCAACTTCTTTGTTCTATTGCCCTATAATCTTCACTTTCCCCAAATCTATGTTAATGGCACGGGCTTCTTCCAAATTTGCTGTTATAAACCAAAAGCCAACTCGGCAGATGTGTCTTCCACTAATGGAGATGAAAAGGTCTCGGAAATTCTGTACCTCGTTGAAGGAGATTcgtctaaagagctctgaaactcGGGAAACAAGATCATTGGAAAAAGAGGAAGCTTTATTAggttggtttctttttcttttctctccatgATAAAGCTCATTTGATTCTGTAAATTCTCTATTTGTATCTCTTGGGTTTGTTTGTAAGTCTGGGGTTTTGTTTAAATTTTTTCTCGCGGGTTTATCTGGGTTGAGATTTGGGGTTTAGGTTTTATGTTTGAGCTGATTCAATTACCTGCAAGTTCTTAAATTGATGAAATGTGCAGGGAAGAAGAATAAACAAACGCCGTTGGGTACATTTAAGGTTTTGAGTTATAATGTCTGTTTTCGGGACTTAGAATTGCACGAGAGGATGGAAGCAATTGGTGATCTCATTCAACTACATTCGCCTGATGTTGTATGTTTACAAGAGGTTACACAAGAAATGTACCAGATTTTCAAACAGTCCACCTGGTGGTGGAAAGCATATCGATGTTCGGCTTCATATGATTTCGAGAATGTCAAACCTTATTTCTGTATGCAGGTAGTATATGATTCACACCCGTTTCACCCATTTGCTCATTTTCGATATTGCATTGAATGCctttcatttttatttctcaTTCGATTGACTTGATATACTTGGTTAACTCGCAGTTGAGCAAATTAACAGTAAAATCTTATAGCTGTACACCCTTCAGCAACTCTAAAATGGGAAGAGAGTTATGTTTGACTGAGATTGAAGTTGGTGGTGGAAGGAGCAAGCAATTGGTCATTGCTTCTAGCCATCTCGAAAGCCCTTGTCCTGCCCCACCAACATGGACTCAGATGTACAGCAAAGAACGCGTAGCTCAAGCAAAAGAAGCCATGTTGATTCTGAAGGGTTGGCCTAATGTCATATTTTGTGGCGACATGAACTGGGATGAGAAGAAGGATGGTCCGTTTCCATTGCCTGAAGGATGGGTCGATGCTTGGACAGAGCTGAAGCCTGGAGATAGCGGATACACCTACGATACCAAGTCAAATCAGATGATATCTGCCAATTGGCCACTGAGGAAGCGATTAGATCGGTTTGTTTGCAATTTTCAAGATTTTAAAATATGTGAGATTGAAATGATTGGACTGGAAGCAATACCAGGCCTTTCATATCGTAAGGAGAAGAAAATAAGGGGTCAGTTGCAACAGCTGATGCTCCCTGTTTTGCCTAGTGATCACTATGGATTGCTCTTAACTATCTCCAACAAATGAGATGCTTCTGTCAACTGGGAGAATTTCTCACTGTTTTGTGTATGACCCTATCATGAAACTGTGGTCGAGGTTGTATAATTTGTCGCTAGATTCTTTAGAGGGTAAAATACGAATGCCCCTATTTTCTCTATGGCAGTCTCTTCTACATTTTGTAAAGCACAGCGCTGTTTAACTTTTCAGGTGTACTTTTCTCCTGACTTAAACTCCTGATTGCTCTAGTAGAAACCAGATTAAGACAGTGTTTTGCTCTTCTTCTTTATTGGACTCGGGCACTTACATGGCATGATCCGAAGATTTATCCCATTTTCTGGATCGGACGGTTGATATCCGAGTAGGCTAATCTCTGTTCAGTGTTTTTTTCCTGTACTTTCCTGTATATCACAGTCGAGCTTGAAACTGAAAAAAGAGAGAGGGAGTGAGAATGGTGGGTGCATTCTTGGAGCAAGGATAATGGAGATAGTGAAAAAGCATGAATCAGGAGGACTCATTTGGAAGATAATTAAgctcacaactacaagaaaagtcaaTGTCAAGAAGAGACTTCTCAGAATTTGGCAGGTCCTCACTCTCTCTCTATCTTGCTATAGAAATGTAGATTCTCTAAAATTTTGAAACTTTTTATTATTTCTTAATTTTGTATGAAATGTTATACTAGCAGTACttgatttttgatatttttggaaagaaaatagaAACCAGGTTCAAGAATTGTTACATTTTTAAAGACCCAGTTTGTATGAAGTGCACTTGTTCAATGTTCTTGGGGGGGTTGGTGTTAGGAATGCCTTTTAATCGTGATTTTCATTAGCGGAGGCTTGCGTTATTGCCATACTTTACTGTGGTAAGTAATGCCCAGCTTTGCATGAAACAAGGAAAAGGGAGAGAAGAGTGAAGCTTGTTCTCCTTTTTTGGTTGCATTTACGCAGCATCCTGAACTTTATAATTGAGATTAACCAAGTGTCAGTTCAAGTATCAAGTTCACGGTTGTCTGTCATATTTTATTTTGAATGGAATTATTGTTGTCATTTTCTGCCTTTTTTGATgtttgagtttctcttttgttctaACATAGGAATTTAGGTAT
This genomic stretch from Papaver somniferum cultivar HN1 chromosome 5, ASM357369v1, whole genome shotgun sequence harbors:
- the LOC113281401 gene encoding uncharacterized protein LOC113281401 — protein: MLMARASSKFAVINQKPTRQMCLPLMEMKRSRKFCTSLKEIRLKSSETRETRSLEKEEALLGKKNKQTPLGTFKVLSYNVCFRDLELHERMEAIGDLIQLHSPDVVCLQEVTQEMYQIFKQSTWWWKAYRCSASYDFENVKPYFCMQLSKLTVKSYSCTPFSNSKMGRELCLTEIEVGGGRSKQLVIASSHLESPCPAPPTWTQMYSKERVAQAKEAMLILKGWPNVIFCGDMNWDEKKDGPFPLPEGWVDAWTELKPGDSGYTYDTKSNQMISANWPLRKRLDRFVCNFQDFKICEIEMIGLEAIPGLSYRKEKKIRGQLQQLMLPVLPSDHYGLLLTISNK